From Salarias fasciatus chromosome 12, fSalaFa1.1, whole genome shotgun sequence, the proteins below share one genomic window:
- the acacb gene encoding acetyl-CoA carboxylase 2 isoform X4, giving the protein MVGYVSAGTVEYLFSEDGSFHFLELNPRLQVEHPCTEMIADVNLPAAQLQIAMGVPLHRIKDIRMLYGESPWGDTPIDFDSPSCVPSPRGHVIAARITSENPDEGFKPSSGTVQELNFRSSKNVWGYFSVGATGGLHEFADSQFGHCFSWGENREEAISNMVVAMKELSIRGDFRTTVEYLIKLLETESFRNNDIDTGWLDHLIAEKVQAERPDTMLGIVCGALHVADASFRKSMSNYLHSLERGQVLPAASLLNSVSVDLIYEGVKFCLKVARQSPTTYVIMMNGSNIEIDVHRLSDGGLLLCYDGCSHTTYMKEEVDSYRITVGNKTCVFEKEKDPTVLRSPSAGKLLQYTVEDGGHLFAGDVFAEIEVMKMVMTLTVHQSGCIHFVKRPGAVLEPGCIMAHMDLDDPSSIHKVELNTATLPPQQPLPMVGEKLHQVFHSVLENLIKVMDGYCLEEPYFSTKLKQWVATLMKTLRDPSLPLLELQEIMTSVAGRIPPSVEKDIRKVMAQYASNITSVLCQFPSQRVANILDSHAATLQRKSDREVFFMNTQSIVQLVQRYRSGIRGYMKSVVLDLLKRYLQVEIQFQQAHYDKCVINLREQHKPDMSPVLDYIFSHAQVSKKNVLVTMLIDQLCGRDPTLADELMAILNELTQLSKMENSKVALRARQVLIASHLPSYELRHNQVESIFLSAIDMYGHQFCPENLKKLILSETSIFDVLPNFFYHSNQVVCMAALEVYVRRGYIAYELNSIQHHQLQDGTCAVDFQFMLPSSHPNRGSSPTLNRLPVPVCASGQHKIRRHGSELFLEGALSPPCQRLGAMVAFQCFDDFKRDFDEVLSSFAEPLLESSPFSESCSGLYEEESFKNIRENPIHIINVSIKTADTEDDDTLVTALTAFTQLKKAVLFEYGIRRITFLIAQKREFPKFFTFRARDGFQEDRIYRNLEPALAFQLELNRMRNFDLTAVPCANHKMHLYLGAARVDEGAEVTDYRFFIRAIIRHSDLITKEASFEYLQNEGERLLLEAMDELEVAFSNTNVRTDCNHIFLNFVPTVIMDPSKIEESVRSMVMRYGSRLWKLRVLQAELKINIRLTPTGNAIPIRLFLTNESGYYLDISLYKEVTDPGSGQIMFQSYGDKQGPLQGMLINTPYVTKDLLQAKRFQAQTLGTTYVYDFPEMFRQALFKLWGPGGKCPTDVLICTELVLDPQGGLVHMNRLPGDNDVGMVAFRMKMKTPEYPEGRDIIVICNDITHMIGSFGPQEDELYLRASELARAEGIPRIYIAANSGARIGLAEEVKHMFQVAWIDPADPYKGFKYLYLTPQDYTRISATNSVHCHHVEEGGESRYIITDIVGKDDGLGVENLRGSGTIAGESSQAYQEIVTISMVTCRAIGIGAYLVRLGQRVIQVENSHIILTGSSALNKVLGREVYTSNNQLGGIQIMHNNGVTHSTVPDDFDGVFTILQWLSYMPKNKHSPVPVIATTDPVDREIDFILSKAPYDPRWMLAGRPHPTVKGSWQSGFFDYGSFMEIMGSWAQTVVVGRARLGGIPLGVIAVETRTVEFTVPADPANLDSEAKVQQQAGQVWFPDSAFKTAQAICDFNRERLPLMVFANWRGFSGGMKDMYDQVLKFGAYIVDALHGFRQPVLVYIPPHAELRGGSWVVIDPTINPLCMELYADRESRGGVLEPEGTVEIKFRRKDLLKTMRRLDSVYAGLVEQLASPELSEKQCRELELKLKAREEFLQPIYHQVAVQFADLHDTPGRMQEKGVVTDILDWKNVRSFFYWRLRRLLLEQVVKCEILQANRDLSDGHMQSMLRRWFVETEGTVKAYLWDNNQAVVEWLEKHLSTEDGVKSAIRENIKYLKRENALKHIRSLVQANPDVVMDCIIHMSQNITPSQRAKVANLLATMDSSSTS; this is encoded by the exons ATGGTGGGCTACGTGAGTGCGGGTACTGTGGAATATCTCTTCTCTGAGGACGGAAGCTTCCACTTCCTGGAGCTGAATCCTCGTCTTCAGGTGGAACATCCCTGCACGGAGATGATTGCAGACGTAAACCTACCAGCTGCCcagctccag ATTGCAATGGGAGTCCCACTTCATAGAATTAAGGACATACGGATGCTTTACGGAGAGAGTCCGTGGGGGGACACCCCCATCGACTTTGACAGTCCAAGCTGTGTGCCAAGTCCCAGAGGACACGTCATCGCTGCTCGGATCACCAGCGAAAACCCAGACGAG GGGTTCAAACCCAGCTCCGGCACTGTGCAGGAGCTGAACTTCCGCAGCAGTAAAAACGTCTGGGGGTATTTCAGTGTCGGGGCGACCGGTGGCCTGCACGAGTTTGCCGATTCCCAGTTTGGACATTGTTTCTCGTGGGGTGAGAACCGTGAAGAAGCCATTTC gaacATGGTCGTTGCTATGAAGGAACTGTCCATTCGAGGAGATTTCAGGACCACGGTTGAATATCTTATTAAACTTCTGGAGACCGAAAGCTTCAGAAACAACGACATTGACACAGGCTGGCTGGATCATCTCATTGCAGAGAAAGTGCAA GCAGAGAGGCCAGACACCATGCTGGGCATCGTCTGTGGAGCTCTGCATGTCGCCGATGCAAGTTTCAGAAAGAGCATGTCCAACTACCTTCATTCACTGGAAAG AGGTCAGGTGCTGCCAGCTGCCAGTCTGCTCAACTCGGTCAGCGTGGACCTGATTTATGAGGGAGTCAAATTCTGTCTGAAG GTGGCTCGACAATCCCCAACAACGTATGTCATCATGATGAACGGCTCCAACATCGAAATAGACGTCCACAGGCTGAGCGACGGCGGCCTCCTGCTGTGCTACGACGGCTGCAGCCACACCACCTACATGAAGGAGGAAGTCGACAG CTACCGCATCACCGTTGGCAACAAGACCTGCGTGTTTGAGAAGGAGAAGGATCCCACGGTCCTGAggtcgccctctgctggcaaGCTGCTGCAGTACACAGTCGAGGATGGGGGGCATCTTTTTGCAGGAGATGTGTTTGCAGAGATTGAG GTGATGAAGATGGTGATGACTCTGACTGTGCATCAGTCTGGCTGTATCCACTTTGTCAAGAGGCCCGGGGCGGTTCTGGAGCCCGGCTGCATCATGGCTCACATGGACTTGGACGACCCCAGCAGTATACATAAA GTGGAGCTTAACACCGCCACGTTACCACCGCAGCAGCCACTGCCCATGGTCGGTGAAAAGCTCCAccaggtgttccacagcgtgCTGGAAAACCTGATCAAAGTGATGGACGGGTACTGTCTTGAAGAGCCTTACTTCAGCACCAAG CTGAAACAGTGGGTGGCCACCCTCATGAAAACCCTCAGGGACCCCTCACTGCCactgctggagctccaggagATCATGACCAGCGTGGCCGGCCGTATTCCGCCGAGCGTTGAGAAAGACATCCGTAAAGTCATGGCTCAGTACGCCAGCAACATCACCTCTGTCCTCTGCCAGTTCCCCAGTCAACGG GTCGCAAATATTCTGGACAGCCATGCAGCGACGCTCCAGAGGAAATCTGACCGAGAGGTTTTCTTCATGAACACTCAGAGCATTGTGCAGCTGGTGCAGAG ATACCGCAGTGGAATCCGTGGTTATATGAAATCTGTGGTGCTTGACCTGCTGAAGCGTTACCTGCAGGTCGAAATCCAGTTTCAGCAAG ctcaCTATGATAAGTGTGTGATCAACCTAAGAGAGCAGCACAAACCAGACATGAGTCCTGTGCTGGACTACATCTTCTCCCATGCTCAGGTCTCCAAGAAGAACGTCCTGGTCACAATGCTCATA GACCAGCTGTGTGGACGGGATCCCACTCTGGCAGATGAGCTCATGGCCATTCTGAACGAACTCACGCAGCTCAGTAAGATGGAGAACTCAAAGGTGGCTTTGAGAGCCAGACAG GTCTTGATAGCCTCCCATTTGCCATCATACGAGCTGAGACACAACCAAGTGGAGTCCATCTTCCTGTcagccattgacatgtacggcCACCAGTTCTGCCCAGAAAACTTGAAG AAACTCATTCTCTCTGAAACCTCCATTTTTGACGTTCTGCCCAATTTCTTCTACCACTCCAATCAAGTCGTTTGCATGGCGGCCCTGGAG GTCTATGTTCGCAGAGGGTACATCGCCTACGAGCTGAACAGCATCCAGCATCACCAGCTGCAGGACGGGACGTGCGCCGTGGACTTTCAGTTCATGTTGCCCTCGTCGCATCCGAACAG AGGGAGCAGCCCTACTCTGAACAG GCTTCCCGTCCCGGTGTGTGCGTCTGGCCAGCACAAAATCAGGCGTCACGGCAGCGAGCTCTTCCTGGAGGGAGCCTTGTCTCCGCCCTGCCAGCGCCTGGGAGCCATGGTGGCTTTCCAGTGTTTTGATGATTTCAAAAG ggaTTTCGATGAAGTTCTGTCCAGCTTTGCTGAACCTCTCTTGGAGAGCTCTCCCTTCTCAGAGTCCTGCTCCGGCCTGTATGAAGAGGAGAGTTTCAAG AATATCAGGGAGAACCCGATCCACATCATCAATGTGTCCATAAAAACAGCAGACACGGAAGACGACGACACCCTGGTGACGGCCCTCACCGCCTTCACCCAGCTGAAG AAAGCAGTCCTGTTCGAGTACGGAATCCGGAGAATCACGTTTTTGATTGCAcagaag agagaATTCCCAAAGTTCTTCACATTCAGAGCCAGAGACGGG TTCCAGGAGGATCGCATCTATCGTAACCTGGAGCCGGCTTTAGCGTTCCAGCTGGAGCTCAACAGGATGAGGAACTTCGACCTGACGGCGGTCCCCTGTGCCAATCACAAGATGCACCTCTACCTGGGCGCCGCTCGCGTTGACGAGGGCGCCGAAGTTACGGATTACCGCTTCTTCATCCGAGCAATTATTCGCCACTCAGATCTCATCACAAAG GAAGCCTCATTTGAATACCTTCAAAACGAAGgagagcgcctcctgctggaagCCATGGATGAGTTGGAAGTGGCCTTCAGTAACACCAACGTCCGCACAGACTGCAATCACATCTTCCTCAACTTCGTCCCCACTGTCATCATGGACCCCtcgaag ATCGAGGAGTCCGTCCGCTCCATGGTCATGCGGTACGGCAGTCGTCTTTGGAAGCTGCGGGTCTTGCAGGCCGAGCTGAAGATCAACATCCGTCTGACACCAACAGGGAATGCCATCCCCATCCGCCTCTTTCTCACCAATGAATCCGGGTATTATTTGGACATCAGCCTTTACAAAGAGGTCACAGATCCCGGATCTGGCCAG ATCATGTTCCAGTCGTATGGAGACAAGCAGGGCCCGCTGCAGGGGATGCTGATCAACACTCCCTACGTGACCAAAGACCTGCTGCAGGCTAAACGCTTCCAGGCGCAGACTCTGGGCACCACATACGTTTATGACTTCCCTGAGATGTTCAGACAG GCTTTGTTCAAGCTGTGGGGTCCGGGAGGCAAATGCCCCACAGACGTGCTGATCTGCACCGAGCTTGTTCTGGACCCTCAAGGGGGACTGGTGCACATGAACCGCCTGCCTGGAGACAATGAT GTGGGGATGGTTGCTttcaggatgaagatgaagactCCAGAGTACCCGGAGGGCAGGGACATCATCGTCATCTGCAACGACATTACCCACATGATCGGCTCGTTCGGCCCCCAGGAGGACGAGCTGTACCTCAGGGCGTCGGAGTTGGCCCGGGCCGAGGGCATCCCCCGCATTTACATCGCGGCCAACAGCGGCGCTCGCATCGGGCTCGCCGAAGAGGTGAAGCACATGTTCCAGGTGGCCTGGATCGACCCGGCCGATCCCTACAAG GGTTTCAAATACCTCTACCTGACACCGCAGGACTACACCCGTATCAGCGCCACCAACTCTGTTCACTGTCATCATgtagaggagggaggagagtcCAG GTACATCATCACTGACATTGTTGGGAAGGACGACGGTCTCGGGGTTGAGAACCTGCGAGGCTCTGGCACCATCGCAGGAGAGTCTTCTCAGGCCTACCAGGAGATTGTCACAATCAGTATG GTGACGTGTCGTGCGATTGGAATCGGAGCTTATCTGGTCCGACTGGGACAGCGAGTGATCCAGGTGGAGAACTCCCACATCATCCTGACTGGCTCCAGCGCTCTAAACAAG GTTCTGGGACGGGAGGTCTACACGTCCAACAACCAACTTGGAGGAATCCAAATTATGCACAACAACGGAGTCACACACTCCACCGTGCCGGATGATTTTGATGGCGTCTTCACTATTCTGCAGTGGCTCTCTTACATGCCAAAG aacaaacactcccctgTGCCTGTTATTGCAACGACTGATCCAGTAGACAGAGAGATCGATTTCATTCTCTCTAAAGCGCCGTACGACCCCCGCTGGATGCTCGCAGGCAGACCTCATCCCA CTGTGAAGGGCTCCTGGCAGAGCGGATTCTTTGATTATGGCTCCTTCATGGAGATCATGGGATCCTGGGCCCAGACTGTGGTCGTGGGTAGAGCGCG GTTAGGAGGGATCCCTCTGGGTGTCATTGCTGTCGAAACTCGCACAGTGGAGTTCACTGTACCAGCAGATCCAGCCAACCTGGATTCAGAAGCTAAA gtccagcagcaggCCGGCCAGGTGTGGTTTCCAGATTCAGCCTTTAAAACGGCTCAGGCCATTTGCGATTTCAACCGTGAACGTCTGCCTCTCATGGTGTTTGCCAACTGGAGGGGCTTCTCCGGGGGGATGAAGG atATGTATGACCAGGTCCTGAAGTTTGGGGCTTACATCGTGGACGCCCTGCATGGTTTCCGCCAGCCGGTGCTGGTATACATCCCTCCACACGCTGAGCTAAGAGGGGGATCCTGGGTGGTGATCGACCCCACCATCAACCCGCTGTGTATGGAGCTGTACGCCGACAGAGAGAGCAG AGGCGGCGTGCTCGAGCCTGAAGGTACAGTGGAGATCAAATTCAGGAGGAAAGACCTGCTGAAGACCATGAGGAGGCTGGACTCGGTGTACGCTGGCCTGGTTGAGCAGCTTG CCTCACCAGAACTGTCTGAAAAACAgtgcagggagctggagctgaagctgaaagCCAGGGAGGAGTTCCTGCAGCCAATCTACCACCAGGTGGCAGTGCAGTTTGCAGATCTGCACGACACACCTGGCAGGATGCAGGAGAAAGGTGTAGTCACT GACATCTTGGACTGGAAAAATGTGAGGAGTTTCTTCTACTGGCGTCTgcgccgcctcctgctggagcaggtGGTGAAATGTGAGATTTTACAGGCCAACAGGGATCTCAGTGACGGACACATGCAGTCGATGCTGAGGCGGTGGTTTGTTGAAACAGAAGGAACTGTCAAG GCTTACCTTTGGGACAACAACCAAGCTGTGGTTGAATGGCTGGAGAAACATTTGTCCACTGAGGATGGAGTCAAATCAGCCATCCGAGAGAACATCAAGTacttgaaaagagaaaatgctctgaaacacaT